A stretch of the Vigna radiata var. radiata cultivar VC1973A chromosome 7, Vradiata_ver6, whole genome shotgun sequence genome encodes the following:
- the LOC106766190 gene encoding LEAF RUST 10 DISEASE-RESISTANCE LOCUS RECEPTOR-LIKE PROTEIN KINASE-like 1.2, producing the protein MGAPKTKIMGATPTCDGDAGGGSPSGGRDGAAAEGATAEGATDGGNDATAKTKMAQRRPRLEQETQISSNSAAIENSEVSFLFLASVFLVLVASISSQEENKHEECSKPFSCGLTSIYYPFWGGSRPSYCASNRQFKLNCEDNQNSTLQLGSQTFQVLHFDPVQYTVKVVRTGLVYDNCSSSAVTNNSVDSNLFRYLNVRNITIYYGCPYSLISNSTRSFQCKEDGNKSAFYGDPATGKVQDCDGARIEVQVAQELDPDGGIQGLNKALSEGFEIHLISEAQVHQCLKCVSTNGTCGANNESQFSCFCPNGSEGLDCSNSDKWNWRRKLVIGVAAAVISGIVFSLGFYIYYGRLKKKNHHLREVTSSVVYNSKGISHSSCLEDYEKGNKYIGVHFFTYSELEEATNFFNPDRELGDGGFGKVYFGKLQDGRLVAVKRMYENSLKRVEQFVNEVEILTGLHHQNLVSLYGCTPRHSRELLLVYEYIPNGTVADHLHGQRAKPGTLPWHIRMNIAIETASALVYLHASDIIHRDVKTSNILLDNHFSVKVADFGLSRPFPIHATHVSTAPQGTPGYVDPEYHEYYQLTDKSDVYSFGVVLIELISSMHAVDISRRRHEINLSNMAIKKIQSGALHEIVDPTLGFESDFKVRKMISAVAELAFQCLQSSKDVRPTMAQVLDRLEDIRSDGKYKSKHEVLDISEDDTALLKIEPPPPSPDSNFQTVRSIVN; encoded by the exons GAAGACCAAGATTGGAACAAGAAACGCAAATATCGTCCAATTCAGCAGCTATTGAAAATTCAGAAG TGAGCTTCTTATTCCTTGCATCGGTGTTCTTGGTCTTGGTGGCATCAATCAGTTCCCAAGAAGAGAACAAACACGAAGAGTGTAGCAAGCCATTCAGCTGCGGACTAACGTCCATCTACTACCCTTTCTGGGGAGGGAGCAGACCCAGTTATTGTGCTAGCAACCGCCAATTCAAGCTCAACTGTGAGGATAATCAAAACTCCACCCTTCAACTTGGCTCACAAACTTTtcaagttcttcactttgatcCAGTTCAGTACACCGTGAAAGTGGTTCGAACAGGCCTTGTCTATGATAATTGCTCTTCCTCAGCCGTAACCAACAACTCCGTGGATTCAAATCTCTTTAGATACCTGAATGTTAGGAACATCACCATCTACTATGGTTGTCCCTATTCCCTGATTTCAAACAGCACACGCTCTTTTCAATGCAAGGAAGATGGTAACAAGAGTGCTTTCTATGGGGACCCTGCAACTGGGAAAGTCCAAGACTGTGATGGAGCTAGGATTGAAGTGCAAGTAGCACAGGAACTTGACCCTGATGGGGGAATTCAAGGACTCAACAAAGCCTTGAGTGAAGGGTTTGAAATACATCTTATTTCAGAGGCACAAGTTCACCAGTGCTTAAAATGCGTTTCGACTAATGGAACATGTGGGGCTAATAATGAGTCTCAGTTTTCATGTTTTTGCCCCAATGGAAGTGAAGGTTTAGATTGCTCTAATA GCGATAAATGGAACTGGAGAAGGAAGCTGGTTATAG GTGTTGCTGCTGCAGTGATAAGTGGAATTGTATTTAGCCTTGGCTTTTACATCTATTATGGTCGCCTAAAGAAGAAGAATCATCATCTCCGTGAAGTAACATCTTCTGTAGTATATAATTCTAAAGGAATCTCACATAGTTCTTGTTTAGAAGATTATGAGAAGGGAAATAAATACATTGGAGTCCACTTCTTCACCTATAGTGAACTTGAAGAGGCCACAAACTTCTTTAATCCAGACAGAGAACTAGGAGACGGAGGATTTGGAAAAGTGTATTTTG GGAAACTTCAGGATGGACGATTAGTGGCAGTGAAGAGAATGTACGAGAACAGTTTGAAAAGAGTTGAGCAATTCGTGAATGAAGTGGAAATCTTAACTGGCCTACACCACCAGAACCTTGTGTCTCTATATGGATGCACTCCTCGCCACAGTAGAGAACTTCTGCTGGTGTACGAATACATTCCAAATGGAACCGTGGCTGATCATCTTCATGGTCAAAGAGCAAAACCTGGCACACTCCCTTGGCACATCAGAATGAACATTGCCATTGAAACTGCAAGTGCATTGGTATATCTCCACGCTTCTGATATCATCCACAGAGACGTAAAAACCAGCAACATTCTCCTTGACAACCACTTCAGTGTCAAAGTAGCAGATTTTGGCCTCTCACGTCCCTTCCCAATCCATGCCACACACGTTTCCACTGCCCCACAAGGAACTCCTGGTTATGTGGATCCAGAGTATCACGAGTACTACCAGCTCACTGATAAGAGTGATGTTTATAGCTTCGGGGTGGTGCTGATCGAGCTCATATCTTCCATGCATGCGGTTGATATCTCTAGGCGTAGACATGAGATCAACTTGTCCAACATGGCCATCAAGAAGATCCAAAGTGGTGCGTTGCATGAGATTGTGGATCCAACTCTAGGGTTTGAGTCGGATTTCAAGGTCAGGAAAATGATCAGTGCAGTGGCTGAGTTGGCGTTTCAGTGCTTGCAGAGTTCCAAAGATGTAAGGCCTACTATGGCACAAGTGCTGGATAGACTTGAGGATATAAGAAGTGATGGGAAGTATAAAAGCAAGCATGAGGTGCTGGATATATCAGAAGATGATACTGCTTTGTTAAAGATTGAACCTCCTCCTCCTTCACCtgattcaaattttcaaactgtACGTAGTATTGTTAACTAG